The following proteins come from a genomic window of Sorghum bicolor cultivar BTx623 chromosome 3, Sorghum_bicolor_NCBIv3, whole genome shotgun sequence:
- the LOC110433543 gene encoding uncharacterized protein LOC110433543, whose product MRMSPRKLPHHSVATDTHPTVETASSDELPLFSARARDLVQQFDVSQGSNCRDCDSDYAPEESDPQWVASEFVNPSGFAELSDFPSGQENLIPNKLSLLRLLIWKGSSSIGGSPFKSAVLHLGQKL is encoded by the exons ATGCGCATGAGTCCGAGAAAGCTCCCTCACCACTCCGTTGCCACAGATACGCATCCCACCGTCGAAACCGCAAGCTCCGACGAGCTTCCTCTGTTTTCAGCTCGCGCTAGGGACCTCGTGCAACAATTTGATGTTTCTCAGGGGTCTAATTGCAGAGActgtgactcag actacgctccggaggaatctgatcctcaatgggttgcttccgagtttgtgaatccatctggttttgctgagttgtcggactttccttccggtcaag AAAATCTCATCCCCAACAAGTTGAGCTTGCTGCGCTTATTGATTTGGAAGGGTTCTTCCTCAATTGGTGGCTCCCCATTCAAGTCTG CGGTTCTACATTTAGGTCAAAAGCTATAG